In Campylobacter concisus, a single window of DNA contains:
- a CDS encoding HU family DNA-binding protein gives MKKAEFIQAVADKAGLSKKDTLKVVDATLETIQAVLEKGDTISFIGFGTFGTADRAARKARVPGTKKVIDVPASKAVKFKVGKKLKEAVAAGAAKKGKKK, from the coding sequence ATGAAAAAAGCTGAATTTATTCAAGCTGTTGCCGATAAGGCTGGTCTTTCAAAAAAAGATACTCTAAAAGTTGTTGATGCTACTTTGGAGACAATCCAAGCAGTTCTTGAAAAAGGCGATACAATTAGCTTTATAGGCTTTGGTACTTTCGGTACTGCTGACAGAGCTGCAAGAAAAGCTAGAGTTCCTGGAACTAAAAAAGTTATCGACGTTCCTGCTAGCAAAGCAGTTAAATTCAAAGTTGGCAAAAAACTTAAAGAAGCAGTTGCTGCTGGTGCTGCTAAAAAAGGTAAAAAGAAATAA
- a CDS encoding response regulator, protein MNITSLKHNFINLKDLKNPTDMLHAFKDKQGLEINNEQISNLKESIKASKVINITDSEIKEQNRHKILQKVEEILNNYSKNLIYSNNKIHSDELSKGYHFSENAYFKNIKASDSSSMLSTLKSGYLENTKFKNLNDYAYSNTLKTKYGEVEVFLDIYGDNDELGTTKLENNSYLFSFDSNNDGVLDQKDILFDKLKVRGYDKDGNEKIANLSDVMPRVDLRQFISTNIINHNQIEREELNRKATITNNPNLYVDTKDIDYRHSYYASDPNTLFAAENRYEKIEKNDINNFFKKYAQNDGWVDLRHNNIFGKDSSFKNFAYLKVGFDDTARLSEFNPIIEPSKDYKKDENFSYTKFQKDSFMKFYKDYNAEFDAYNKMIENLGNNLKKFEENADAYISKLEKTKSAKMIAMENKFKQATGLEFSISNLKKVKKAFITNEATAAASLQDSDSVIAMKLNKDGTIRLKFDSGREIDVKELYNDTGKLNTSSELKTSINLEAKEMNNVQLNSLDFKDIGFMQGDKIVSLKDAGAIAIANLSNKFESKFLISLNNGKSISTREIYNISYLENDLKSKEKIDERDKFYKKVDIKA, encoded by the coding sequence ATGAATATTACATCGTTAAAACATAACTTTATAAATTTAAAAGATTTAAAAAATCCTACAGATATGCTCCATGCCTTTAAGGATAAACAAGGTTTAGAGATAAATAACGAACAAATTTCAAATTTAAAAGAAAGTATAAAAGCAAGCAAAGTTATAAATATCACTGATTCCGAGATCAAAGAGCAAAATAGACATAAAATCCTACAAAAAGTAGAAGAAATTTTAAATAACTACTCAAAAAATCTCATCTACAGTAACAATAAAATCCACTCCGATGAGCTTTCTAAAGGCTATCATTTTAGTGAAAATGCCTACTTTAAAAATATAAAAGCTTCAGATAGTAGCAGCATGCTATCTACACTAAAAAGTGGATACTTAGAAAATACAAAATTTAAAAATTTAAACGATTACGCTTATTCAAACACTCTAAAAACAAAATATGGCGAAGTAGAAGTATTTTTAGATATTTACGGCGATAACGATGAACTTGGCACTACAAAATTAGAAAATAATAGCTATCTTTTTAGCTTTGATAGCAACAATGACGGCGTGTTAGATCAAAAAGATATACTCTTTGATAAGCTAAAAGTAAGAGGTTATGACAAAGACGGAAATGAAAAAATAGCAAATTTAAGCGATGTGATGCCAAGGGTTGATCTTAGGCAGTTTATCAGTACAAACATCATAAATCACAATCAAATAGAAAGAGAAGAGCTAAATCGTAAAGCAACGATCACAAATAATCCCAATCTTTATGTGGATACAAAAGATATTGATTATAGACACTCTTACTATGCCTCAGATCCAAATACTTTGTTCGCTGCAGAAAACAGATATGAAAAGATAGAGAAAAATGATATAAATAATTTCTTTAAAAAATATGCCCAAAATGACGGCTGGGTCGATCTAAGACACAATAATATCTTTGGCAAAGATAGCTCTTTTAAAAATTTTGCCTATCTTAAAGTGGGTTTTGATGATACTGCAAGACTAAGTGAGTTTAATCCGATCATTGAGCCGAGCAAAGATTACAAAAAAGATGAAAATTTCTCATATACAAAATTTCAAAAAGATAGTTTTATGAAATTTTACAAAGATTATAACGCTGAGTTTGACGCATATAACAAGATGATAGAAAATCTTGGCAATAATTTAAAGAAATTTGAAGAAAATGCAGACGCTTATATATCAAAGCTTGAGAAGACAAAATCAGCCAAAATGATCGCGATGGAAAATAAATTTAAACAAGCAACTGGACTTGAGTTTAGTATCTCGAATTTAAAAAAAGTAAAAAAGGCTTTTATAACAAATGAAGCCACAGCTGCCGCATCTTTGCAAGATAGCGATAGCGTCATAGCTATGAAGCTAAACAAAGATGGCACCATAAGGCTAAAATTTGATAGTGGTAGAGAGATAGACGTAAAAGAGCTTTATAACGATACTGGCAAGCTAAATACATCAAGTGAGTTAAAAACTAGCATAAATTTAGAGGCAAAAGAGATGAATAATGTGCAGCTAAATAGCTTGGATTTTAAAGATATTGGCTTCATGCAAGGTGATAAAATCGTAAGCCTAAAAGATGCTGGAGCGATCGCTATTGCCAATCTATCTAATAAATTTGAGAGTAAATTTTTAATCAGTCTAAATAATGGCAAAAGCATATCTACAAGAGAAATTTATAATATCAGCTATCTTGAGAATGATTTAAAGAGCAAAGAAAAAATAGATGAGAGAGATAAATTTTATAAAAAGGTTGATATTAAGGCATAA
- a CDS encoding YaaA family protein, whose amino-acid sequence MALKILFSPSESKISLNTNNKFNGRDLIFPELFDKRVEILNRYDEFLKNANLDDIKKLFGLKELEESKQLRESLSQKGSIKAILRYDGVAYKHLNYRGLDNEAQKYIDNNVLIFSNLFGPILAKDEIPEYKLKQGEKLDGFEISKFYEKNFSQSIDEFLKDADILDLRAKFYEKFYTIKKEYITFCFVKNKKIVSHHAKAYRGEVLRQIANKLIKNKDELMSLNFKNLKLIDMKKIGLKTELMFEICE is encoded by the coding sequence ATGGCATTAAAAATTCTCTTTTCTCCAAGCGAAAGTAAAATTTCTCTAAATACGAATAATAAATTTAATGGTAGGGATTTGATATTTCCAGAACTTTTTGACAAAAGAGTTGAAATTTTAAACAGATACGATGAGTTTTTAAAAAACGCAAATTTAGACGATATAAAAAAGCTTTTTGGGCTAAAAGAGCTTGAAGAGAGCAAGCAGTTGCGAGAAAGCCTATCTCAAAAAGGCAGCATAAAAGCCATCTTAAGATATGATGGCGTAGCTTATAAACATCTAAACTATCGTGGTTTAGACAATGAGGCGCAAAAATATATAGATAATAATGTTTTAATATTTTCAAATTTATTTGGGCCTATCTTAGCAAAAGATGAGATACCAGAATACAAACTAAAGCAAGGCGAAAAGCTAGATGGCTTTGAAATTTCAAAATTTTATGAAAAAAATTTTAGTCAATCTATCGATGAGTTTTTAAAAGATGCTGATATTTTGGATCTTAGGGCTAAATTTTATGAAAAATTTTACACTATAAAAAAAGAATACATAACTTTTTGTTTTGTAAAAAATAAAAAAATAGTGAGTCATCACGCAAAAGCATATAGAGGTGAAGTCTTACGCCAGATAGCAAATAAGCTTATAAAAAATAAAGATGAACTAATGAGCTTAAATTTTAAAAATTTAAAGCTTATTGATATGAAAAAGATTGGGCTAAAGACCGAGCTTATGTTTGAAATTTGCGAGTAA
- a CDS encoding AEC family transporter, translated as MNFTPLFAIFFIIATGFFAKKVGIVEQKHSIPFVDFVLCFAMPALIFDKIYHVNVDVSLINTILIGFGSTAISAVMALVLGKIFKFTKVTTVSMVMLSLFGNTLFVGMPVIQGFFGDAMVNEVIFYDQIATGIPLSILGPLILSFAAPEKVSLFQNTMKILKFPPFIALIMALILKEVPLPEFIFAPLRMFEGSVTPVALFAIGVGLNFSSITSSYKGVSVVLLCKMILPAIVFFIILKFSGIQMSKTWVVGLFQCAMPTSALASAMVIKAGLDSSLAISSVAIGVLFSFITLPVIYFVFA; from the coding sequence ATGAATTTCACTCCACTTTTTGCAATTTTTTTCATAATCGCAACTGGTTTTTTTGCTAAAAAAGTCGGCATTGTTGAGCAAAAGCACTCGATCCCATTTGTGGATTTTGTCCTTTGTTTTGCAATGCCTGCGCTAATCTTTGACAAAATTTACCACGTAAACGTCGATGTTTCGCTTATAAATACAATTTTAATTGGTTTTGGCTCAACAGCTATCAGTGCTGTCATGGCATTGGTGCTTGGTAAGATCTTTAAATTTACCAAAGTAACAACTGTTAGTATGGTCATGCTAAGCCTTTTTGGTAATACCCTATTTGTCGGTATGCCTGTCATTCAAGGCTTCTTTGGCGATGCGATGGTAAATGAAGTCATCTTTTACGATCAAATAGCCACTGGTATCCCGCTTTCGATCCTTGGGCCACTTATTCTCTCTTTTGCTGCGCCAGAGAAGGTTTCTCTATTTCAAAATACGATGAAAATTTTAAAATTTCCACCATTTATCGCACTTATTATGGCTCTTATCTTAAAAGAAGTCCCTTTGCCTGAGTTTATCTTTGCTCCACTTAGGATGTTTGAAGGTAGCGTTACTCCGGTGGCACTCTTTGCGATTGGTGTTGGTCTTAACTTTAGCAGCATCACAAGCTCATATAAAGGCGTTAGTGTCGTGCTTTTGTGTAAGATGATCTTGCCAGCTATCGTATTTTTCATCATATTAAAATTTTCAGGTATCCAGATGAGCAAAACTTGGGTCGTTGGTCTCTTTCAATGTGCGATGCCAACATCAGCTCTTGCAAGTGCGATGGTCATAAAAGCTGGGCTTGATAGCTCGCTAGCCATCTCATCAGTGGCCATAGGCGTGCTTTTTTCATTTATCACGCTTCCAGTTATATATTTTGTATTTGCGTAA
- a CDS encoding pyruvate kinase, with protein sequence MKKLLLVALGAMFMLGGLANATEMMKKDDMGKDEMMKKEQMMKDDMGKKPMIKKDEMKKDDMGMKDEMKKDDMGMKKDEMKKGM encoded by the coding sequence ATGAAGAAATTACTACTAGTTGCACTTGGTGCTATGTTTATGCTTGGTGGTCTTGCAAATGCTACTGAAATGATGAAAAAAGATGACATGGGCAAAGACGAGATGATGAAGAAAGAGCAGATGATGAAAGATGACATGGGCAAAAAACCCATGATAAAAAAAGATGAAATGAAAAAAGATGACATGGGCATGAAAGACGAAATGAAAAAAGACGACATGGGTATGAAAAAAGACGAAATGAAAAAAGGCATGTAA
- a CDS encoding tyrosine-type recombinase/integrase — translation MAYYWVSQGAYDNCKDLPLNKCPITHLNHDTANRMWWAVRNHLGYKGENNTHGLYVLRHTVASRLVSLKGFNAHKLMAFMGHTDIKSSLHYVHLNVDDIRDGVGVGA, via the coding sequence ATGGCTTACTACTGGGTATCTCAAGGTGCTTATGATAACTGCAAAGACCTACCCTTAAACAAGTGCCCCATAACTCATCTAAATCACGATACAGCAAATCGTATGTGGTGGGCTGTAAGAAACCATCTAGGATATAAGGGAGAAAATAACACTCACGGACTATACGTATTACGCCATACAGTAGCTTCTAGGTTAGTGAGTTTGAAGGGATTTAATGCTCATAAACTGATGGCTTTTATGGGTCATACGGATATTAAGAGTAGCTTACACTACGTTCATCTCAATGTCGATGATATACGTGATGGTGTGGGAGTTGGTGCTTAG
- the flgL gene encoding flagellar hook-associated protein FlgL encodes MRITNQLRFSQTLHDYQKNMTGVNKSYKQLSNGLKIQDPYDGAATYNDAMRLDYEATTLTQVVDATGKSVNFSKNTDNALQEFEKQLENFKTKVVQAASSVHSKTSLEALANDLQGIKNHLVNIANTSVNGQFLFSGSAVDTKPIDGAGKYQGNRDYMKTSAGAQVELPYNIPGYDLFLGKDGDYSKILTTNVRLADQTRTDISYAPKFLNDNSKIKNMIGLNYASDSVVRSDGSYNGTINPDYDFLDNSNVNFPDTYFFMQGKKPDGTTFTSKFKMSANTTMAGLMEKIGMEFGNTKTTKVVDVSINNDGQFNIKDLTKGNQTIDFHMVAATSVAPNRGAIAQNNALDAVNSLEDLETMANNVPKTVHITEFVKSKYTDKDGNATNAFDYDKVRFERKDNELIANLPQVARRTGEYATDQTKLSEVSGTKESYDRNLYPKDVDARKRELFNIDDQEINLQVKSITGTKYDIKVKMGTAGGTNTPVQFEITSTPPGGTPSATRTLTVYNSDEFGSYRTYASDFTYRQLMDIVAMAASDNIPNPPHAENANFDTDIEKVKRDQNYNAYKEALSKTKGAVETTLDDKGRMVLTDKTKSVTNIEVTMHDAKNSDKFDGDSTGRDTAGNAGHPQGKGSVFSFNENNALTIDEPSTSVFQDLDNMIEAVRKGYYRADANSNDPRNTGMQGALQRLDHLIDHANKELTKIGSQSKLLTATKERAEVMKVNVQTVKNDVIDADYAESYLKFTQLSLSYQATLQASAKINQLSLLNYLN; translated from the coding sequence ATGAGAATAACAAACCAACTACGTTTTAGTCAGACTTTGCATGACTACCAAAAAAATATGACCGGTGTAAATAAAAGCTATAAGCAGCTCTCAAATGGTTTGAAAATTCAAGATCCATACGATGGTGCTGCGACTTATAATGATGCGATGAGGCTTGATTATGAAGCGACTACTCTCACTCAAGTAGTTGATGCCACTGGTAAATCTGTAAATTTCTCAAAAAATACAGATAATGCATTGCAAGAGTTTGAAAAACAGCTTGAAAATTTTAAGACAAAAGTAGTCCAAGCAGCTAGCAGCGTGCATAGTAAGACATCGCTAGAGGCTTTAGCAAATGATCTTCAAGGTATAAAAAATCACCTTGTGAATATTGCAAACACTTCGGTTAATGGGCAGTTTTTGTTTTCTGGAAGCGCTGTTGATACAAAGCCAATAGATGGTGCAGGAAAGTATCAAGGTAACCGTGATTATATGAAAACATCAGCTGGCGCTCAGGTTGAGCTTCCTTACAATATCCCAGGATATGATCTATTTTTAGGAAAAGATGGTGATTACAGTAAAATTTTGACTACAAATGTTCGTTTGGCTGATCAAACTAGAACCGACATCTCTTATGCGCCAAAATTTCTAAACGATAACAGCAAGATAAAAAATATGATCGGGCTAAATTACGCTAGTGATTCAGTGGTTAGAAGTGATGGCTCTTACAATGGCACAATAAATCCAGATTATGATTTTTTAGATAATTCAAATGTAAATTTTCCGGACACGTATTTTTTTATGCAAGGCAAAAAGCCAGATGGCACGACATTTACTAGTAAATTTAAGATGAGTGCAAATACAACAATGGCTGGACTTATGGAAAAAATCGGTATGGAATTTGGCAATACAAAAACAACAAAGGTTGTTGATGTAAGCATAAATAACGATGGACAATTTAATATAAAAGATCTTACTAAAGGTAATCAAACTATTGACTTTCATATGGTTGCAGCCACATCAGTAGCACCAAATCGCGGTGCAATCGCTCAAAACAACGCGCTTGATGCAGTAAATTCCCTTGAAGATCTTGAAACAATGGCAAATAACGTTCCAAAAACGGTTCATATCACTGAGTTTGTAAAGAGCAAATATACAGATAAAGATGGAAATGCGACAAATGCATTTGACTATGATAAGGTTAGATTTGAGAGAAAAGATAATGAGCTAATCGCAAATTTACCTCAAGTAGCTAGAAGAACGGGCGAATATGCAACAGATCAGACAAAGCTAAGCGAAGTTTCTGGTACAAAAGAGAGCTACGATAGAAATTTATATCCAAAAGATGTTGATGCTAGAAAGAGAGAACTTTTTAATATCGACGACCAAGAGATAAATTTACAAGTAAAGTCAATCACCGGTACAAAATATGACATAAAGGTAAAAATGGGCACAGCAGGAGGCACAAATACTCCAGTGCAATTTGAAATAACATCTACACCACCAGGTGGCACGCCTTCTGCAACTAGAACTTTAACAGTCTATAACTCAGATGAGTTTGGAAGTTACAGAACTTATGCTAGCGATTTTACTTATAGGCAGCTCATGGATATCGTTGCTATGGCAGCAAGTGATAATATCCCAAACCCTCCACATGCAGAAAACGCAAATTTTGATACAGATATAGAAAAGGTAAAAAGAGATCAAAACTATAATGCCTATAAAGAGGCTTTATCAAAAACGAAGGGTGCGGTAGAGACAACTTTAGATGATAAAGGCAGAATGGTTTTAACTGATAAGACAAAATCAGTAACAAACATAGAAGTAACTATGCATGATGCAAAAAATAGCGATAAATTTGATGGCGATAGCACTGGTAGAGATACAGCTGGTAATGCTGGCCACCCTCAAGGAAAAGGTTCTGTCTTTAGCTTTAATGAAAATAATGCCTTAACTATTGATGAGCCAAGTACGAGCGTTTTTCAAGACCTTGATAATATGATCGAAGCTGTTAGAAAGGGATATTATAGAGCTGATGCAAATAGCAATGACCCACGAAATACCGGCATGCAAGGCGCATTACAAAGGCTTGATCATTTAATAGATCATGCAAATAAAGAGCTTACAAAGATCGGCTCTCAATCAAAACTTTTAACAGCCACAAAAGAGCGAGCCGAAGTAATGAAAGTGAATGTGCAAACTGTTAAAAATGATGTAATTGATGCGGACTATGCAGAGTCATATCTGAAATTTACGCAGCTTTCACTATCTTATCAAGCAACCCTACAAGCAAGTGCAAAGATAAATCAACTAAGCTTGCTAAATTATTTAAATTAA
- a CDS encoding response regulator transcription factor has protein sequence MVRILLVEDDEILLDLISEYLSENGYEVTTSDNAKEALDLAYEQNFDLLILDVKLPQGDGFSLLSSLRELGVSAPSIFTTSLNTIDDLEKGYKSGCDDYLKKPFELKELLIRIQALLKRNFSHHSGDAIKISSEFSFHPQSKTLSKDGKNVNISSKESDLLALFLQNKGKILTKDEIFNKIWKFDEEPSELSLRVYIKNLRQILGKDAILNRRGDGYIYV, from the coding sequence ATGGTTAGAATTTTGCTCGTTGAAGATGATGAAATTTTACTTGATCTCATCAGTGAGTATCTAAGCGAAAATGGCTATGAGGTAACTACTTCAGATAATGCCAAAGAAGCACTTGATCTCGCCTACGAGCAAAATTTCGACCTGCTTATACTTGACGTCAAACTCCCACAAGGAGATGGCTTTTCACTTCTTTCTTCCTTAAGAGAGCTAGGTGTTAGCGCACCTAGCATCTTTACCACCTCGCTAAACACCATAGACGATCTTGAAAAAGGCTACAAAAGTGGCTGCGACGACTATCTAAAAAAGCCATTTGAGCTAAAAGAACTACTCATACGTATACAAGCACTTCTAAAGAGAAATTTCTCACATCACAGTGGAGATGCGATCAAAATTTCAAGCGAATTTAGCTTTCATCCACAGAGCAAAACACTAAGCAAAGATGGTAAAAATGTAAATATCTCTAGTAAAGAGAGCGACCTACTCGCCCTATTTTTGCAAAACAAAGGCAAAATTTTAACCAAAGATGAAATTTTTAATAAAATTTGGAAATTTGACGAGGAGCCAAGCGAGCTTAGCCTCCGTGTCTATATCAAAAATCTACGCCAGATTTTAGGCAAAGATGCCATTTTAAACAGGCGTGGAGATGGTTACATCTATGTCTGA
- a CDS encoding FtsK/SpoIIIE family DNA translocase, with translation MATAAPTADFVGSLGQSLGILNIKYFGLIAYVYPFLLIILGYFVYKNFKKFDFDFAQFLVGIFLFFIAFLMFQALSASSVNGGIIGNFIVSALKEVIGSIGTAVAILMMFIISLGLAFRENFIIVLRKAFVDKEIKVHEERNLKEIKQKQLPKIERKRQKNNDIKEEELIEAQVLNDDEQNLDEELEPEPEIESRASTINGVEILNEVAENKKLLDQIERGNVEKPKNFVLPPLKFLNDPPKRSHSVNETEIDQQISNLLDKLRKFKIDGDVVRTYTGPIVTTFEFRPAPHIKVSKILTLQDDLAMALKAQTIRIQAPIPGKDVVGIEVPNQNLETIYLKEILESEIFKNASSPLTMALGKDIVGAPFVTDLKKLPHLLIAGTTGSGKSVGINAMLLSLLYRNSPQTLRLMMIDPKMLEFSIYNDIPHLLTPVITEAKKAITALANMVAEMERRYKIMSQTRTKNIESYNEKMKEEGGEQFPYIVVIIDELADLMMTSGKDVELYIGRLAQMARASGIHLIVATQRPSVDVVTGLIKANLPSRISYRVGQRIDSKVILDQMGAESLLGRGDMLFTPPGSPGVIRLHAPFASEKEIETVVNFLKEQQDVVYDEKFLIEEGTSGSVAAGTLGEDELDELYEEAKEIILSEQKTSISYLQRRLKIGYNKAANIIEQMEKMGVLSPVNAKGQREIL, from the coding sequence ATCGCTACAGCTGCTCCAACTGCTGATTTTGTTGGCTCGCTTGGACAAAGCCTTGGTATTTTAAATATCAAATATTTTGGACTTATTGCATATGTTTATCCATTTTTATTGATCATTTTGGGCTATTTTGTCTATAAAAATTTTAAGAAATTTGACTTTGATTTTGCTCAGTTTTTGGTAGGAATTTTTCTCTTTTTTATAGCTTTTTTGATGTTTCAAGCCTTGAGTGCTTCAAGTGTAAATGGCGGTATAATTGGAAATTTTATAGTTAGTGCCTTAAAAGAGGTGATCGGTTCTATCGGCACTGCGGTTGCTATACTTATGATGTTTATTATCTCACTTGGGCTTGCTTTTAGGGAAAATTTTATCATTGTTTTAAGAAAGGCGTTTGTGGATAAAGAGATAAAAGTCCATGAAGAGAGAAATTTAAAAGAGATAAAACAAAAACAACTTCCAAAAATCGAACGCAAAAGACAAAAGAATAATGATATAAAAGAAGAAGAGCTTATAGAAGCTCAGGTGCTAAATGATGATGAACAGAATTTAGATGAAGAGCTAGAGCCTGAGCCAGAAATAGAGAGTAGGGCCTCAACTATAAACGGAGTTGAAATTTTAAATGAAGTGGCTGAGAATAAGAAGCTGCTTGATCAAATAGAACGAGGCAATGTTGAAAAGCCAAAGAATTTTGTCTTACCACCGCTTAAATTTTTAAACGATCCGCCAAAACGCTCGCATAGTGTCAATGAAACGGAAATCGATCAGCAAATTTCTAATTTGCTTGATAAACTCCGTAAGTTTAAAATAGACGGCGATGTGGTTAGAACTTATACTGGGCCTATCGTCACGACATTTGAGTTTCGTCCAGCTCCACATATCAAGGTAAGTAAAATTTTGACCCTACAAGATGACCTAGCGATGGCATTAAAGGCTCAAACGATCCGTATCCAAGCACCAATCCCTGGCAAAGATGTCGTAGGCATTGAGGTGCCAAATCAAAATTTAGAAACTATATATCTAAAAGAAATTTTAGAGAGCGAGATATTTAAAAACGCTAGTAGCCCGCTAACCATGGCGCTTGGCAAGGATATCGTTGGTGCTCCTTTTGTGACAGACCTTAAAAAGCTCCCTCATTTGCTAATCGCCGGAACTACAGGATCTGGCAAAAGTGTGGGTATAAACGCGATGCTTTTAAGCTTGCTTTATAGAAATAGCCCGCAAACTTTGCGTCTAATGATGATCGATCCAAAAATGCTTGAATTTAGCATATATAACGATATTCCGCACCTTTTGACACCGGTCATTACAGAGGCTAAAAAAGCGATCACTGCACTTGCCAATATGGTCGCTGAGATGGAGCGAAGATATAAGATAATGAGCCAAACTCGTACTAAAAATATAGAGAGCTACAATGAAAAGATGAAAGAGGAGGGCGGCGAGCAGTTCCCATACATCGTTGTGATCATTGATGAGCTTGCTGATCTCATGATGACTAGTGGCAAGGATGTGGAGCTTTATATCGGCCGCCTAGCACAGATGGCAAGGGCTAGTGGCATACACTTGATAGTGGCAACCCAGCGCCCAAGTGTTGATGTCGTGACTGGCCTTATAAAGGCAAATTTACCAAGCAGGATAAGCTATAGAGTAGGGCAGAGGATCGATAGCAAGGTCATCCTTGATCAAATGGGAGCTGAGAGCTTGCTCGGACGCGGAGATATGTTATTTACACCTCCTGGAAGTCCTGGTGTGATCAGACTTCATGCACCATTTGCTAGCGAGAAAGAGATAGAAACGGTTGTAAATTTCTTAAAAGAGCAACAAGATGTAGTTTATGATGAGAAATTTTTAATAGAAGAAGGCACAAGCGGAAGTGTGGCCGCTGGTACTTTAGGAGAAGATGAGCTTGACGAGCTTTACGAAGAGGCTAAAGAGATCATTTTAAGTGAGCAAAAAACGTCAATAAGCTATCTGCAAAGACGTTTAAAAATAGGTTACAACAAAGCTGCAAACATAATAGAGCAAATGGAAAAAATGGGTGTTTTAAGTCCAGTGAATGCAAAAGGACAAAGAGAAATTTTATAG
- the gmhB gene encoding D-glycero-beta-D-manno-heptose 1,7-bisphosphate 7-phosphatase, giving the protein MNKNEPIKALFLDRDGVINEDAGYVYEIKDFKFIDGIFDALREFTGAGYKLFVVTNQSGIGRGYYTQEQFDALNKFMLEIFKKEQILITKVYFCPHAPEVDCACRKPNPKMILDACKEFNIDLKNSLMIGDKPSDVEAGKRAGVGRNFLLDGINFKDVKDVLNKLKKEKSL; this is encoded by the coding sequence ATGAATAAAAATGAGCCTATTAAAGCACTTTTTCTAGATCGAGACGGCGTAATAAATGAAGATGCTGGATATGTTTACGAGATAAAAGATTTTAAATTTATCGATGGCATTTTTGATGCGTTAAGAGAATTTACTGGTGCTGGCTACAAGCTCTTTGTCGTGACAAATCAATCAGGTATCGGAAGAGGCTACTACACGCAGGAGCAGTTTGATGCTCTAAACAAATTTATGCTAGAAATTTTCAAAAAAGAGCAAATTCTTATCACCAAAGTCTATTTTTGCCCGCACGCTCCAGAGGTGGATTGCGCTTGTAGAAAACCAAATCCAAAAATGATACTTGATGCTTGCAAAGAGTTTAACATAGACCTTAAAAACTCGCTAATGATAGGAGATAAACCAAGCGATGTCGAAGCTGGCAAAAGAGCAGGTGTTGGTAGAAATTTCTTGCTTGATGGCATAAATTTTAAAGATGTAAAAGATGTTTTAAATAAGCTAAAAAAGGAAAAATCACTATGA
- a CDS encoding c-type cytochrome produces MKKLLIVSSVAALLSTAAFAADGAAIYKKCIACHGAKAEKMFNNKVPALTSLDAAAIEEALKGYKTGANKFGLGAMMKPIATPMSDEDAKAVAEYIQTLK; encoded by the coding sequence ATGAAAAAATTACTAATTGTTTCTAGCGTTGCGGCTCTACTTTCAACTGCTGCCTTTGCTGCAGATGGTGCTGCTATATACAAAAAATGCATCGCCTGTCATGGTGCAAAAGCTGAAAAAATGTTTAATAATAAAGTTCCAGCTTTAACATCTCTTGATGCAGCAGCTATCGAAGAGGCACTAAAGGGTTATAAAACAGGAGCAAATAAATTTGGTCTTGGCGCTATGATGAAACCAATCGCTACTCCAATGAGCGACGAAGATGCAAAAGCAGTAGCTGAATACATCCAAACTTTAAAATAA